Proteins encoded in a region of the Phoenix dactylifera cultivar Barhee BC4 chromosome 3, palm_55x_up_171113_PBpolish2nd_filt_p, whole genome shotgun sequence genome:
- the LOC103706224 gene encoding uncharacterized protein LOC103706224, producing MPHRSRPMTALLVFTGVNLALFNTIGPVYDFICFHPYWERRREQRRKEREAALVKGS from the exons ATGCCGCACCGATCGCGGCCCATGACAGCGCTGCTGGTGTTCACGGGAGTGAACCTGGCCCTTTTCAACACCATCGGTCCCGTTTATGACTTCATCTGCTTCCATCCCTACTGGGAACGGAGG AGAGAACAGCGTAGAAAGGAGCGTGAAGCTGCTTTGGTCAAAGGTTCTTAA